TTGGTAATCCAAACTTAACTactcttccaaaaagctgtgaacacctactgttgggaaatcttgggagcgacatcacatgcacagcggaagaataagaaaacaaaattttcaatttcctaaaaagattttcgtcatcgtgcgaagattggtgcacaaaatccgtgaaacaaaatgcgtatagaatagattgtgttacctagggagatcgtatatccctgtttccttatagatctataggagagggtgaaggaggtcaagcatcctcctctctagcggtgattcacacagcagggctgcgacgatactccttaaaactccaggcttgctctgaggtggagagggggaggagaatatgagaggcaagcaaaggctctagcctatgaaccactgaatccctcctatttatagaggtctcctgtcaacttaaccctaatagatcctctcttattgagtattggatctccatccaactacccaagcctcttagattagtgaatctctgtctaataatctcttatgggctcttattggatctcatccataggatctaataattcaggggcttattggatatccaataagacaggggctccgacggatatctcatatccgaacgcctaccatatgtgtgtgaccctctaggccaaatatcgagctagctgtgagtcatacttgtcagaactccttttggctcagtgaattattatctccataattcactcctcatcgactacgaacgtactaagccactacgccgtagtcctttgacgatataggggaatccaatccattggacctatctgtccttagttaccgtgtacctatagtctcttatccatttaatatcctagagaccgtataccgtgtatggtactgtcagacccataaggtttctactcgagcctcgctctaatcgggttctcccaaagaactctttctctctcaatttgaatgaccctagccagggattttttgagcaagaatacatgggatattcctcttatgatgtcgagagtggatgatcctctatcaacactcaatagccctcataaggtcgattgccactcccaatgaccggttgtactagatctgggatatccaaacctataagttcggtatcaaagaatggaacactcatataagacatcattggtgtctcaagtctaagaacctaatacaccactaggactacgaaatcgttatttgacaataaggcatcatcaaccatctagcattccctaagcggatcaatcagtgaactcattctccaatgagcacctgtactgtatccctagtgtctccacacgagcagttatgagaccagctgcatccatcatatagacgggtatacagcacactaatctgtctggttatctcgatgtccctctcgagtaacctatgactgggactatttaggatatgtgtttaaaggggaatcgatcttattatcgtgatctcatcacgatctgattcccatttcacatatccaaggacatcacaatatatacatgcatatatgcaatagtcaatataaagtgataaatgttaaaaatataataagcaaaaagattccatgtcaagtcacacgtgccaatcacctatgtgtctgatctccatcagacccctataatgctcaaagataatctaagaTAGcagttttgttagtggatctgcaatgctatcttcgaatgaaactctttccattactatatctcctcgggtcatgatttcTCTAATAAATTGGAACCTCCTTAGATCACTTCTGATGAAAcctgagttcccttatttgagtaattgtcCCATagctgtcgcaatataaggaatcagctcctcgttAGTTAgctcgactcctagatctgtgatgaacttcttcatctagactccctcctttgctacctctactaCAGTAATGTACTTCGCCtttgtggtcaagtcagcagtagtatcttgcttgggactcttctagcatactactcctccattcaaggtgtacacacaccctgaattcgacttgctattatcaacatcagactgaaaacatgaGTATGTGTAgctttcaaccctgaggctactacctctatatactagtaaaagatccttagtccttctcaagtacataaggatacactttactactttctaatgctccaagcctggatccacctgatatctactcaaagcatgcactatatccgacctagtacatagcatggcatacatgatagaccctatcgttgaggcataaggtatcatatccatgttcaccctttcttcatgaatctttggggacatactcctataaagcgatatcctatgtctcatcgatatgagacctctattgaaattttttatgccaaatattttgacaatggtttctttgtacctggactgggacaagctaagcatcctcttggatctatctctatagatccgaattcccaagatataggatgcttcccctaagtccttcatggagaagtgtctagataaccaagcctttattgtggatagcattcctacatcatttccaatgatcaggatgtcagccatatataacaccaaaaaggtgacagCACTCCCacctaccttcctatacacacaaggcttatcttcgttcttaacgaagtcataagatctgattgtctcattaaatcttatgttccaacttcaggaagcttgatttagtccataaatggatctaagtaacctgcacaccttatctgggcagtccttggacacgaatcccttgggttgtatcatatacacctcctcctcgaggttcccattgaggaatgtagttttcacatccatctgctatatctcataatcatagtgtgctgcaatagccaatagaattcggatggattttagcattgctacgggtgagaaggtttcgtcatagtcaacaccttgcctttgacgataccccttagccactagccttgttttataggtctctatctttcaatctactccgatctttttttaaagatctacttgtaaccgatgggtacaataccctcgggcgcatcaactaagttccaaaccttattggagtacatgaaatccatctcagaattcatgacttcttgccacttcccggagtctatactcataatagcctccttgtaggtttaaggatcaatattctcaacatcctctcctctaatatgtcccacatatctctcaggaggatgagatactctgtcagacctacgtaatgttgaaacttgtgtattaggtacctgaatagacttgggCTATAAAGcggtgcttaagctaggttctccaacctcgctcaactctatcattctcccattatctctgccaagaatatgttcatTCTCAAGAAAtatcgctctcttagctacaaagaccttttggttctcgagatgatagaaataatacccacaagtttccttaaggTATTCCATGAACTTGCactgctccgtccttgattctaacttatcggggttatgtcttttgacatgggcagggcagccccaaatcttaacaactttaagattgggcttcttccctttctatatctcatatagtgtagacactaccgacttagttgaaactctattcaaaaggtaagtcGCGatctctaaggcatatccctaaaatgagatgggtaggtcaacgaaactcatcatgaatCGTACTATatctgataggggtaaaaaattgacttgacataacaccccggatttgacgcaATACACCCCCCCACGTCGGACGCCCAGTACGACGCGCTCCCCCAGAAAGAGCATTAATGACGATGCGACACGCACCCATACCCACCGCACTTggacctcctcggctgacccatcAGGGTCGACCGAGGCAGGCAAACGCACCagctgacaccccccataccctgcggcagctcggctccacacgcaacgcccacgacggcGACAGACGCCACCAGAGGTACGGTCCTGCTCTTGTAGGATGGCCTATCAGGTAACATCAAGCCCCCTTCATAAATACCCCCCCCGGCTCCCAGCACAGGGGGATCGATCTTTCACTCAATACAATACTCCTCCCCACtgacttaatcgtcggaggggtcgggtcgagccaccgacccgacctgtgtgcaggtacccaaCCGTCGTTAACTCAGCAAGGCGAAGTTTTCCAGGCAGATCCTCGACATCCGCCATCTCAAGGCCCTAGGGAGGGACACGTCCGATTCaagtcatttggagccctgaaccagccgcgttgcCCCCAAGGTCGcggctaaaaagttacttaccgtaacagattggcgctagaaggagggcctcatCCAAATGTCAGGCGATCAGCAAATCCACCCCGGCGGAACGGCGTGACGAAACCCACGACGAACGCCCCGCAGCGGTGTCAGAACGCTACTGGcgactgttcaacgacccgggcttgtcgcccccTGGCGGCGCACCCGCCGACTCCCCGCAAGTGTCGCccgaggcctttcatgacctcgcccaccaggtcTGAGCTCTGACAAGCATGGTGCAAACCATTGTCTCCCAACGAACCCCTCCGCATGCGGCGTGGCCCTCGCAGCAACAGGAGACCTCCGACCGGACCCACGCGCCACTCCTAGGCCTTCCGGGCTCGCCTCGAAACCCCACAACTCGACCGAGGAGCAGGGAAGCAGAGGACACGGCAAGTCGCCCCGTACCCGAGGCTCCGACTACCGACTCGACGAACGCCCTACGGGCCCAACTGCGCATCGTCAGTCaaaggcttgacgaggtacaacaggaggTTCGTAAGTCAAAGGGAGAACTAGGGGCGGACGGACACCAAGGACCTCCattcacccccgagatacaggATCAGGCGATCCCGCCGCATTTCCGCCTCCCCTCCTTGGACGCGTATGACGGCGCGACCAACCCcgcggaccacgtggccgcttttcgatcccagatggcgctattcgggacttcagacgccctgatgtgcagggcattcccgacGACCATGCGAGTACTAGCCCGCGCGAGGTATAGTGGCCTGAAGCcagggaccatcgcctccttcgatcagctcgccaaggattttgaacttaacttcctggcgtacgcccgaccaaagccgtccatggcgttgctcttagggctcaaccagaaggaggatgagcccctttctcactttgtgaaccggTTTGCGACGCAAATCCGTggattgtcggatgctcacccctctctcttgatgTAGGCCTTTATGACTGGTCtacggccctccaggttcttctggtcgctcgtggagAGGCCCCTCGtcgcggtccccgagatgctccaacgggccaGTCAGTTCATCGCCGCGGAAACCTGGATGGTGGGAAAGCGGGAGGAGCACAGAAAGGTCAAGTCGGAGCCGCTCCGACAGCAACAACCCGCCGCCTCCCGGCGAAAGTTGGACAGGCCCGACCCAaggcctcctcttcccgccttgaacTCTTCCCGGACTGAGATATTCCTACACGAAAGGGGGAAGGGGCTGCTCAGGgaccctcacccgatgaagaacccgCGAGAGCTCGCAGACCGCTCAAAGTATTGCCGATTCCATCGACAAcacgggcacgacactgagcagTGTTACGAGTTAAAaagacaaatcgaggagctcatcctcagaggtcatctcggccagtacctccggccgAGCAAGGAGCAGTCTCCTCGTCCGGAGGGCCCCGCATCCGGAGGAAGTTCTATGTCGGGCAGGAAGGCCTATGCCCGGGCCGCCCCCGATGAAGCCTTGGGGCTCGggcctgagcccgagatcaccttcccaacTGGAGCTACTGGGCGACCCCACCACGACGACGCCATAGTGATATCGGCTAGGGTAGCCAATGCACAAGTGAggagaatcatggtcgacacggggagctcggccgacatactctactttggcgccttccagaagctgggcCTAGCCAGGGAAAGTTTAAGCCCGATGCGCTCGGCGCTCACCGgcttcacgggagattcaatatcgccCCTGGGAGCCATCACCCTGCCTCTGACTCTGGGGACCCCACCGAAATCGAAGACCGTCATGACCACTtttctggtggtcgaccttcccaccgcTTATAATGTCATACTTGGttggccaaccctcaacaaggtcagagccgtcgtctcgacctactaccggaCCGTCAAATTCCCGACTTGAGAGGGGGTCGGGGAAGTTACCGGAAGCCCCCAAGAGTCCAAGCGCTGCTACCTTACCTCCGTCTCATTGGGCAAAAGGGCCAGGGGAGAGGCGCCCCTAGAAGCCGGCCGGAAGCAAAGAAGCCGGCCCCTCACCCTGAGCCGAGGGGATCCATTGTTGACGTCCCCTTGCAGGAAGCACGGCCGGATCAGATGGTCAAGGTCAGATCAGAGCTGCCCGAGCGGGAACGGGAacagctcgtcggccttctgcAGGAAAATGCCGACATTttcgcctggtccccatcggACATGAGGGGAGTCGACCCGAAGGTCGCGGAGCATCATCTCAATATCCCTCCTGACGCTCGTCTGGTGAAGCAAAAGCCCCGGCGCCACGCACCTGACCGACAACGCGCCatacaagaggaggtggaccGACTCTTGGCGGCCGGCTTCATAAAAGAAGCCAGGTATCCTCAGTGGTTATCCAATGTAgttctcgtgaaaaaacacaacggaagctggaggatgtgcgtcgactacactagtctcaacagtgcgtgtcctaaagactgctatcccctcccgaagatcgaccaactggtcgacgcGACATCAGGGCACGCATgcctctctttcatggacgcctattcaggatacaaccagatcaggatggtgcCCGAAGACAGGGAACACACggctttcctcaccgatcaagggatatacttctacaaggtcatgccgtTTGGGTTGAAAAATGCCGGAGCCACTTACCAGAGGacggtaaacaagatgtttgcccctcaaatcgggaggaacatggaaatctatgtggacgacatgattgtgaaaagcagAGAGGCCAAAACACACCTTGCCGACCTAGCCGAGGCCTTCGCCACGCTACGCAAattcggcatgcggctcaaccccacaaagtgcgctttcgacgtcacctccgggaagttcctGGGGTTCATTGTACACCAGAGAGGAATCGACGCCAACCTGGAGAAAGTACAGGCAATCATCGATATGCAGTCCCCCCGGACGGTCAAAGATCTACAGCGACTCAACGGTAGACTTATcgccctgtctcgcttcctcgcccgatcgggcgatcgctgcctcccttttttcaaggcgctcaaagacccgaagaacttccaatggacatcggaatgcgaggaggctttGAAACAGATAAAGCAGCACCTGACCAGCCTCCCTCGACTCGCCTCTGTCTTCCCCGGCGAGAAGCTGGGACTCTATCTGGCGGCCTCCCCGCATGCAATCAGCTCCGTCCTcgtcaaggaaagctccggcgcacaactcccgatctactacgtcagccatgtCCTGAGTGGACTTGAGGAACGTTACCCGCCGATAGAAAAGCTCGCACTCGCCCTGGTGCTctcggctcggaagttgcgcccctacttccaggcacacTCGGTGGAAGTCGTCACCGACCAACCCCTCCGGCAGATCTTAACAAAGTTTGATGTTGCAGGTCGGCTCCTcagatgggcggtggagctcggtgaACATGATATCAGTTACGCGCCCAGaaccgccatcaaggcccaggcggtagccgacttcatcgtgGAATTAGCTCGGGTGGACAAAAACCTCGAGCGAGCTCCTGAGACTTGGACCTTAaacgtggacggctcggccaactAAAGGGGTGCCGGAGCTGGGCTGGTCCTTCTCACCCCCGACGGACGCTcattcgagcgctccctccgcttcgggtttaaagccacAAACAATGAGGCGGAGTACGAAGCGCTCCTAGCAGGAttaaggctggccctcgagatgcaggtggccgcaATACACGTCCTCACTGACTCGCAACTCATGGTCGAACAGCTCAGCGGTGGATATGAAGCTCGTGACGCGACCATGGCCAAATATCTGGCGCGAGTAAGGGATCTAACCGCGAAATTCCCTTACTTTACGTTATCTAATGTTCCGAGGGAGGAGAACGGACGAGCCGACGCGCTCGCTAAGCTGGCGTCAAGGCGAACCCCCGAAGCGTGGCCAGAGATAGAGGAGCTTCCCGCTCGCGCCATTGAGGTGGCAACCACGGCCCCTAGCGATGCGCCGACCACGTGGGTGCAAGAGCTGTtgcgcttcaagcgggatggaACCCTTCCCCTCGACGAAGGCGCAGCTCGGCGTCTGCGCCGCACGCACGCGTGGTACACCGAGGAAAGTGGCCGGCTTTACAAACGATCCTTAACCTACCCCCTCCTGAGGtgtttggagcctgacgaagcccagaCAGTCCTGGCTGAAACTCACGAGGGGATCTGCGACGAACACATTGGCGGACGGACCCTGGCGCATAAGATACTctgccaaggctactactggccaaccatgtgtCGAGACGCAAAAGCTTACGTGCAGCGGTGCGGCTCGTGCCAGCGacacgcccgcgcaccccgacAGCCTGCGGTCCCGCTCagtcccatcgactgcgcatggccattcgcccagtggggactggacctcctcggccccttcccaCCGGCCTCTGGACAGCGGAAGTATATAATTGTGGGAGTAGACTACTTCACAaaatgggtcgaggccgagccactgGCTACGAGGACGGAACACCAAATGGAGAAATTCGTTTGGAAAAGCCTTGTGACCCGGTTCGGGTTGCCCAGAGCCATTGTCACcgacaacggacctcagttcgccggcaTGAGGTTCTGGGAATTCTGCGCCGGTCATggcattcaactgaggttcagttcggtggcccaccctcagacgaacgggttggccgaggtaaccaaccggtccatccTGGATggcctcaaaagaagagtgtccgcagcccgatcgacctggacggacgagctccccagcgtgctgtggtcgctgcgcaccacccCCAAAGCTGCGACCGGAGAATCCCCGTATAGCTTGACTTTCGGAACCGAGGCCGTCCTACCGCCTGAGATGACTGTTGCCAC
This genomic stretch from Musa acuminata AAA Group cultivar baxijiao chromosome BXJ3-9, Cavendish_Baxijiao_AAA, whole genome shotgun sequence harbors:
- the LOC135649049 gene encoding uncharacterized protein LOC135649049 → MVQTIVSQRTPPHAAWPSQQQETSDRTHAPLLGLPGSPRNPTTRPRSREAEDTASRPVPEAPTTDSTNALRAQLRIVSQRLDEVQQEVRKSKGELGADGHQGPPFTPEIQDQAIPPHFRLPSLDAYDGATNPADHVAAFRSQMALFGTSDALMCRAFPTTMRVLARARYSGLKPGTIASFDQLAKDFELNFLAYARPKPSMALLLGLNQKEDEPLSHFVNRFFWSLVERPLVAVPEMLQRASQFIAAETWMVGKREEHRKVKSEPLRQQQPAASRRKLDRPDPRPPLPALNSSRTEIFLHERGKGLLRDPHPMKNPRELADRSKYCRFHRQHGHDTEQCYELKRQIEELILRGHLGQYLRPSKEQSPRPEGPASGGSSMSGRKAYARAAPDEALGLGPEPEITFPTGATGRPHHDDAIVISARVANAQVRRIMVDTGSSADILYFGAFQKLGLARESLSPMRSALTGFTGDSISPLGAITLPLTLGTPPKSKTVMTTFLVVDLPTAYNVILGWPTLNKVRAVVSTYYRTVKFPT